In Methanocorpusculum vombati, a genomic segment contains:
- a CDS encoding pyridoxamine 5'-phosphate oxidase family protein translates to MSSEVIEFLTKNPVTYLASVDKDGNPHVRPIMFVLEQFGNPYFATTNTKPLYVQVKAHPRVEVAAFDPKKNAWLRISANVVFTDDEGIRNDVYQAHPFMKKFFTSFEDPKFEVFTLAGTAVIAGCEKKPPKSYTLKG, encoded by the coding sequence ATGTCCTCTGAAGTCATAGAATTCCTCACGAAAAATCCCGTCACGTATCTTGCATCCGTTGACAAGGACGGCAATCCCCATGTCCGTCCGATCATGTTCGTCCTCGAACAGTTCGGTAACCCCTACTTTGCCACGACCAATACCAAACCCCTGTACGTCCAGGTGAAAGCCCATCCGAGAGTGGAGGTTGCAGCATTCGATCCAAAGAAGAACGCATGGCTCCGCATCTCGGCAAATGTTGTCTTTACGGATGATGAAGGTATCAGAAACGATGTGTATCAGGCACACCCGTTCATGAAGAAGTTCTTCACATCCTTTGAAGATCCGAAGTTTGAGGTGTTTACGCTTGCCGGAACCGCGGTCATTGCCGGATGTGAAAAGAAACCGCCGAAGAGCTACACCCTGAAGGGATAA
- a CDS encoding tyrosine--tRNA ligase — MDAYELVTRNTAEIVTEDELRQLLNKPTKRVYTGYEPSGEIHLGHLVTINKLMDMKAAGFDVVVLIANLHAYLNRKGTFEQIKELAEYNKACIEACGLKGAEFVLGTDVQLTPKYQTEVLTLCQEITLNRATRSMDEVGRAMDNPMVSQMVYPVMQVVDIPTLNVDAAVGGIDQRKIHMLAREHLPSLGYKPPVCIHTPIVNGLDGQKMSSSKGNVVSVADSPEEIKKKMKKAFCPPEVEGNPILQVFQYNIFPRVSEIVIRRPEKFGGNAEYQSYADLEAAYAAGKIHPMDLKAACGEALTEILADAYAYVQSYKN; from the coding sequence ATGGACGCATACGAACTCGTCACCCGTAACACGGCGGAGATCGTCACTGAAGACGAACTCCGGCAGTTGTTGAACAAACCAACAAAGCGGGTCTATACCGGGTATGAACCCAGCGGCGAGATTCACCTCGGTCACCTGGTGACCATCAATAAACTGATGGATATGAAAGCAGCAGGGTTTGACGTTGTGGTCTTGATCGCAAACCTGCACGCATATCTGAACCGGAAGGGAACGTTTGAACAGATCAAAGAACTTGCCGAGTACAACAAGGCATGTATCGAGGCATGCGGTCTGAAGGGTGCGGAGTTTGTGCTGGGAACGGATGTCCAGCTGACGCCCAAGTATCAGACCGAAGTCTTAACACTTTGTCAGGAGATCACGCTGAACCGGGCGACCCGCAGTATGGACGAGGTCGGCCGTGCCATGGATAACCCGATGGTCTCGCAGATGGTGTATCCGGTTATGCAGGTCGTTGATATTCCGACCCTGAACGTTGACGCGGCGGTCGGCGGTATCGACCAGCGCAAGATTCACATGCTGGCCCGCGAGCATCTGCCGAGTCTCGGCTACAAGCCGCCGGTCTGCATCCACACGCCGATTGTGAACGGTCTTGACGGCCAGAAGATGTCTTCTTCGAAAGGCAACGTCGTCTCGGTCGCCGACTCGCCCGAGGAGATCAAAAAGAAGATGAAGAAGGCGTTCTGTCCGCCGGAGGTGGAAGGAAACCCGATTCTGCAGGTGTTCCAATACAATATCTTCCCCCGCGTGTCGGAGATTGTTATCCGCCGGCCTGAGAAGTTCGGCGGGAACGCGGAGTACCAGAGCTACGCAGACCTTGAGGCGGCCTACGCCGCAGGAAAGATTCACCCGATGGATCTCAAGGCAGCCTGCGGTGAGGCGCTGACGGAGATCCTCGCGGATGCGTATGCATACGTGCAGAGTTATAAGAACTGA
- a CDS encoding phosphotransferase family protein yields MTEKPAAKAIEQNFLENYCSLRRLTIVQEITRGWSADKKYLVQNADGEKFLLRTTRSAEKFPYKQQEFAVLKTLEKLDLPLPKPLDLTCCKDCETICMLLSWVPGEDLEEGLPERSPEEQYHLGITAGKILRQLHTISAPDTLPCWGERFAKKIDRRIKAYTLCGVRLPHDEEILVYIAANRHLIQNRPQCFQHGDYHIGNMVLDENGTLGIVDFDRADCGDPWEELNRITWCAAASRYFAAGRIDGYFDGDIPENFWKLCLLYICSDMTGAAAAAVSLGEDEVAGVVQTARDVFSWFNDLNNPIPSWHPFGMNQTDGSYHL; encoded by the coding sequence ATGACAGAGAAACCTGCTGCAAAGGCGATCGAACAAAACTTTTTGGAAAACTATTGTTCCCTCCGCCGCCTCACCATCGTGCAGGAGATTACCCGCGGCTGGTCGGCAGACAAAAAATATCTGGTACAAAATGCGGACGGAGAGAAATTTCTGCTCAGGACGACACGTTCCGCGGAAAAATTTCCGTACAAACAGCAGGAGTTTGCGGTGCTCAAGACCCTGGAAAAACTGGATCTCCCGCTTCCCAAACCCCTTGATCTGACCTGCTGCAAAGATTGTGAAACCATCTGCATGCTTCTGTCATGGGTACCGGGCGAGGATCTGGAGGAGGGACTGCCGGAACGTTCGCCGGAGGAACAGTACCACCTCGGCATCACCGCCGGAAAAATTCTCCGGCAGCTTCACACAATTTCAGCCCCGGACACCCTGCCCTGCTGGGGAGAACGCTTCGCCAAAAAAATCGATCGGCGGATCAAAGCATATACCTTATGCGGTGTCCGGCTCCCGCATGACGAGGAAATCCTTGTATACATTGCCGCCAACCGTCACCTGATTCAAAACCGCCCGCAGTGTTTTCAGCACGGTGACTATCATATCGGCAACATGGTTCTGGACGAAAACGGAACGCTCGGCATCGTCGACTTTGACCGGGCGGACTGCGGAGACCCCTGGGAAGAGCTGAACCGGATCACGTGGTGCGCAGCCGCGAGCAGATATTTTGCCGCGGGAAGAATTGACGGCTACTTTGACGGAGACATTCCGGAAAACTTCTGGAAGCTCTGTCTCCTCTATATCTGCTCGGACATGACGGGTGCTGCCGCAGCTGCCGTTTCCCTCGGAGAGGACGAAGTTGCCGGTGTCGTGCAAACCGCACGGGACGTTTTCTCCTGGTTTAACGACCTGAACAATCCGATCCCAAGTTGGCACCCATTTGGCATGAATCAGACGGATGGATCATATCATCTTTGA
- a CDS encoding MBL fold metallo-hydrolase produces MQLTVLVDNTTAIDKYFLGEPGLSFYLEDGNEKILFDCGYSDVCRINAERMGVDLSRVTTLVFSHGHDDHTGGLAHLQAILPPAKIVAHPDTFREKRSRGMNAGSIFRTEELAEKYEMHLSQKPQKVSDHLTFLGEIPRLNDFEPRVQFGEYASPEGFVPDFVMEDSALVYERSDGIFLITGCSHAGICNMAAYAKELFQKPVRGIIGGFHLKEADERAQKVIAYLEKLGVPELYPCHCTSFAVRAAIHQKIPCGEVSVGMNITW; encoded by the coding sequence ATGCAACTGACCGTTCTTGTTGACAACACCACCGCAATTGACAAATATTTTCTCGGCGAACCGGGACTGTCCTTCTATCTTGAGGACGGGAACGAAAAGATCCTTTTCGACTGCGGATACTCGGATGTGTGCAGAATCAACGCAGAACGCATGGGAGTGGATCTCTCCCGCGTGACAACCCTGGTGTTCTCCCACGGCCACGACGATCACACCGGAGGACTTGCACACCTGCAGGCAATACTGCCGCCGGCAAAAATTGTTGCCCATCCCGATACCTTCCGCGAAAAAAGAAGCCGCGGGATGAATGCAGGTTCAATCTTTCGTACTGAGGAACTTGCAGAAAAATACGAGATGCATCTTTCGCAAAAACCACAGAAGGTAAGTGATCACCTCACTTTTCTCGGAGAAATCCCCCGGCTCAACGACTTTGAACCACGGGTACAGTTCGGCGAGTACGCAAGCCCCGAAGGGTTCGTCCCGGATTTCGTGATGGAAGACTCAGCCCTTGTCTATGAACGATCTGACGGAATTTTCCTTATCACCGGCTGCTCGCACGCAGGCATCTGCAATATGGCCGCCTATGCAAAAGAACTGTTTCAAAAACCGGTTCGGGGCATCATCGGCGGGTTCCATCTCAAAGAGGCGGATGAACGGGCACAAAAAGTGATTGCATATCTGGAAAAGCTCGGCGTCCCGGAGCTTTACCCCTGCCACTGTACCTCATTTGCCGTGCGGGCGGCAATCCATCAGAAAATTCCCTGCGGCGAGGTGAGCGTGGGGATGAATATTACGTGGTAA
- a CDS encoding acetyltransferase has protein sequence MSEKYCGDIDHYTKWDEKRLLIVGARGQGKVTLDCALSSGMYRHISFMSNDVTGGGVSGYPLLDQNTTTIEYILHNFDEVIVAIGLQNAIRLQLSLNFEVQGMKLATLIHPTSVVSQFAEVGEGSILLAHSVVNPFAKVGKACIINTGAIVEHDCVIEDGVHLSPNATIAGRVHIGKNTWVCMGSSVAHDVTIGENVVIGAGAVVLQDIPDNVMVAGVPATIRKIRDFPEKK, from the coding sequence ATGAGTGAGAAATATTGTGGTGATATTGATCATTATACAAAATGGGATGAAAAACGATTGCTCATTGTCGGGGCGCGTGGGCAGGGAAAAGTCACATTGGACTGTGCGTTATCCTCAGGGATGTACCGTCATATTTCGTTCATGAGTAATGATGTTACCGGCGGAGGCGTCAGCGGTTATCCGTTACTGGATCAAAATACCACCACAATTGAGTATATTCTGCATAATTTTGATGAAGTTATTGTTGCTATCGGGTTACAAAATGCAATCCGGTTGCAGTTATCGCTGAATTTTGAGGTTCAGGGAATGAAACTTGCGACACTTATCCATCCAACCTCTGTCGTGAGCCAATTTGCAGAAGTTGGAGAGGGATCAATACTGTTGGCGCATTCTGTTGTGAATCCTTTTGCAAAAGTCGGAAAGGCTTGTATTATAAATACCGGGGCAATTGTAGAACATGATTGTGTTATTGAGGATGGCGTCCATCTCTCTCCGAATGCCACGATAGCAGGCCGTGTCCATATTGGGAAAAACACCTGGGTATGTATGGGGAGTAGTGTTGCTCATGACGTTACGATTGGAGAGAATGTAGTGATAGGCGCAGGCGCTGTAGTACTTCAGGATATCCCGGATAATGTCATGGTTGCGGGAGTTCCTGCTACGATACGGAAGATCCGTGATTTCCCAGAGAAAAAATGA
- a CDS encoding serine protein kinase RIO, producing the protein MKSTPHPRDHHHENLDKIERLDRKLADLGIKIRKDEDSRKVTGEVFDETTLLALYKLVNKKVISSIGGSISTGKEANVFIAGRTGKTGEETGAAVKIYRLRTGNFTTMSEYILGDPRFSNIRRTHKDIIFAWTKKEYSNLARTREAGIPCPEPLAFDRNILIMEFLGEDGIPYPQMRQKLPKSPEETYQDAVGLIRDLYQKARLVHGDLSEYNILTGADGLILIDMAQAVTPEHPKAYNFLFRDIRNINRFFAPKCKTTDEHDVFRNIVGEEFFEI; encoded by the coding sequence ATGAAATCAACACCACACCCACGAGATCACCACCACGAAAACCTCGATAAAATCGAGCGGCTGGATCGCAAACTCGCAGATCTCGGCATCAAAATCCGCAAAGACGAAGATTCCCGCAAAGTTACCGGTGAGGTCTTTGACGAAACCACGCTTCTTGCCCTCTACAAACTGGTGAACAAAAAAGTCATCAGCTCAATCGGAGGCTCCATCTCCACCGGAAAAGAAGCAAACGTTTTCATCGCCGGACGTACCGGCAAAACCGGTGAGGAAACCGGTGCCGCAGTCAAAATCTACCGTCTGCGTACCGGCAACTTCACCACCATGAGCGAGTACATCTTGGGCGACCCCCGGTTTTCCAACATCAGGCGCACCCACAAAGACATCATTTTTGCCTGGACCAAAAAGGAGTACAGCAATCTCGCCCGCACCAGAGAAGCAGGCATTCCCTGCCCTGAACCGCTTGCCTTTGACAGAAACATTCTGATCATGGAATTTTTGGGAGAAGACGGCATCCCGTACCCGCAGATGCGCCAGAAACTCCCGAAAAGTCCCGAAGAAACCTATCAGGATGCAGTCGGCCTCATTCGCGATCTGTATCAGAAAGCCAGACTTGTACACGGAGACCTCTCCGAGTACAACATCCTCACAGGAGCGGACGGCCTTATTCTGATCGACATGGCCCAGGCAGTAACGCCGGAACACCCGAAGGCCTACAACTTTCTGTTCCGCGACATTAGAAACATTAACAGATTTTTTGCACCAAAATGCAAAACAACCGACGAACATGACGTATTCCGCAACATAGTCGGAGAAGAATTTTTCGAGATATAA
- a CDS encoding KH domain-containing protein yields the protein MTQEVKIPNDRIGAIIGKHGETRKNLEKLLEVTLEVDSHDGLVTITNEEDALAEIRSMEIIKAIGRGFSPERARKLLEDDDMILDLIDISDDADTPQKLSRVRGRIIGRDGKAREQIENMTGTYISVYGKTIGIIGLPDQVNDAHTAVLMLISGSDHNTVFNFLDRKKKEAKMNVISYYY from the coding sequence ATGACCCAGGAAGTAAAAATCCCCAACGACCGTATCGGCGCAATCATCGGAAAACACGGCGAAACCCGTAAAAATCTGGAAAAACTGCTGGAGGTAACCCTCGAAGTGGACAGCCATGACGGCCTGGTCACCATCACCAACGAAGAGGACGCACTTGCCGAGATCCGATCGATGGAGATCATCAAAGCAATCGGTCGCGGATTTTCCCCGGAGCGCGCCCGAAAACTGCTGGAGGACGACGATATGATACTGGACTTAATCGACATCTCCGATGATGCCGACACGCCGCAGAAACTTTCCCGTGTCCGCGGAAGAATCATCGGCCGCGACGGAAAAGCCCGCGAGCAGATCGAAAACATGACCGGTACCTACATCTCGGTGTACGGAAAAACCATCGGCATTATCGGTCTTCCCGACCAGGTGAACGACGCCCACACCGCAGTTCTTATGTTGATCAGCGGCTCGGATCACAACACCGTATTCAACTTCCTTGACCGCAAGAAAAAGGAAGCCAAGATGAATGTGATAAGCTACTACTACTGA
- a CDS encoding ATP-dependent DNA helicase: protein MKIDSLPLPISLRTKYSALGITELYPPQAECVDAGLFDRKNLLVAIPTASGKTLVAEMAMQKEIADGGKCLYIVPLKALAAEKYEDFSGKEVKVGIATGDPDQRDEYLGRYDIIVATSEKTDSLLRNRSEWLKRVSLLVVDEIHLIGDPSRGATLEMVIAKLRYQNPAMQIIGLSATMGNPEELAKWLDAGLITSEWRPVDLREGVYHNGAIHFHGAERIVPTPKKDDDLNLLLDTAAEGGQCLVFVSSRRSAEAYAKRAATVLKKKSAELDGYADRIAKADATPSGKVLANAVRNGAAFHHAGLPRAAREAVEEGFRKGDIQVIASTPTLAAGLNLPARRVLIRDYQRYEAGIGMNPIPVMEYRQMAGRAGRPRLDPYGEAVLIAKDRDAVDRLFEEFIDAPAENISSQCQKENELRNHLLALVATGFASTRAEVEGFMEKSFYASQKATHRRLDRNISKALAYLVQSGMITEEADGALWGTQFGVLASRLYLDPETASLLRETLEKQETFSAFGMLHLLCMTPDMFRFYLKASDERLVDQVFCERGDELWCEELSEEFFAAVKTALVAEAWCEEVPEDIICENFGVGAGDIHAVVENLRWLMHAAGRITHEFAPRFDAEVRNLEIRIENGVKEELLPLIALRGIGRVRARRLFDRGITTPEALLAADTREVVSILGNVLAKNVLEQAAKKTGKTTGFSSLPEEERNEVGPDAAPAEPKPQKTLFDFGE, encoded by the coding sequence ATGAAAATAGACTCACTGCCTCTCCCAATTTCGCTGCGCACGAAGTATTCGGCTTTGGGCATCACCGAACTCTACCCGCCGCAGGCGGAGTGCGTAGATGCAGGTCTGTTCGACCGAAAAAACCTGCTCGTGGCAATTCCTACCGCATCCGGCAAGACTCTTGTTGCCGAAATGGCGATGCAAAAGGAAATTGCAGACGGCGGAAAGTGTCTCTATATTGTTCCTTTGAAGGCACTTGCCGCAGAAAAATATGAGGATTTTTCCGGAAAAGAGGTGAAGGTCGGGATCGCGACCGGCGATCCCGATCAGCGCGACGAGTATCTGGGCCGCTATGATATTATTGTGGCGACGTCGGAGAAGACAGATTCGCTGCTGCGAAACCGATCCGAATGGCTGAAGCGAGTTTCGCTCCTCGTGGTGGACGAGATTCATCTGATCGGCGATCCTTCCCGCGGTGCGACACTGGAGATGGTGATCGCAAAACTGCGGTACCAGAACCCCGCCATGCAGATCATCGGCCTTTCGGCAACGATGGGTAACCCGGAGGAGCTCGCAAAGTGGCTGGACGCAGGCCTCATCACAAGCGAGTGGCGGCCGGTGGATCTCCGGGAAGGCGTGTACCACAACGGGGCGATTCACTTCCACGGCGCGGAACGGATCGTGCCGACGCCGAAGAAGGACGATGATCTGAATCTGCTGCTGGATACCGCCGCGGAAGGCGGGCAGTGTCTGGTGTTCGTATCCTCGCGGCGGTCGGCGGAGGCGTACGCAAAACGGGCTGCGACGGTACTGAAGAAGAAGTCGGCGGAGCTTGACGGGTATGCAGACAGAATCGCAAAGGCGGATGCAACACCGTCCGGAAAAGTACTGGCGAACGCGGTGAGGAACGGCGCGGCGTTTCACCACGCGGGCCTGCCGCGGGCAGCCCGCGAAGCGGTGGAGGAGGGATTTCGCAAAGGCGACATTCAGGTGATCGCGTCAACCCCGACGCTCGCCGCAGGCCTGAATCTTCCTGCCCGGCGGGTACTCATCCGCGACTACCAGCGGTATGAGGCGGGCATCGGCATGAACCCGATTCCGGTGATGGAGTACCGGCAGATGGCCGGGCGCGCCGGAAGGCCACGGCTTGATCCCTACGGTGAGGCGGTTCTGATTGCCAAAGACCGCGATGCGGTTGACCGACTGTTTGAGGAGTTCATCGACGCACCGGCGGAGAACATTTCGTCCCAGTGTCAGAAGGAAAACGAGCTGCGGAACCATCTGCTGGCACTGGTCGCGACCGGATTTGCGTCCACCCGTGCGGAGGTCGAAGGGTTCATGGAGAAGTCCTTCTACGCAAGCCAGAAGGCGACGCACCGGAGACTTGACCGAAACATCAGTAAAGCTCTTGCGTATCTGGTGCAGAGCGGGATGATCACCGAAGAAGCGGACGGCGCTTTGTGGGGAACACAGTTCGGCGTGCTTGCCTCCCGTCTGTATCTCGATCCGGAAACAGCATCGCTCCTTCGTGAGACGCTGGAAAAACAGGAGACCTTTTCGGCATTCGGGATGCTGCATCTTTTGTGCATGACACCGGATATGTTCCGGTTTTACCTGAAGGCATCCGACGAGCGGCTGGTGGATCAGGTGTTCTGCGAGCGGGGCGACGAACTGTGGTGCGAGGAGCTGTCCGAGGAGTTCTTTGCCGCGGTGAAGACGGCGCTGGTTGCGGAGGCCTGGTGCGAGGAGGTCCCGGAAGACATCATCTGCGAGAACTTCGGCGTGGGTGCAGGGGATATTCATGCGGTGGTGGAGAATCTCCGCTGGCTGATGCATGCGGCAGGGAGAATCACCCATGAGTTTGCGCCGCGGTTTGATGCCGAGGTACGCAATCTTGAGATCCGGATCGAAAACGGGGTAAAGGAGGAACTTCTGCCGCTGATAGCACTGCGCGGCATCGGTCGTGTTCGTGCCCGGAGGCTGTTTGACCGCGGGATTACGACACCTGAGGCACTGCTCGCTGCCGATACCCGCGAGGTGGTGTCAATTCTTGGAAACGTTCTTGCAAAAAACGTTTTGGAGCAGGCAGCAAAAAAGACGGGAAAGACGACCGGATTTTCCTCTCTTCCGGAGGAAGAGAGGAACGAAGTAGGCCCTGACGCGGCTCCGGCAGAGCCGAAGCCGCAGAAAACCCTGTTTGATTTTGGAGAGTAG
- the cgi121 gene encoding KEOPS complex subunit Cgi121, with protein sequence MMEQSLTIYEARAAVSDTAAVLAQVNAIAKKTASTIVLFDAEKVAGQDHIRSAVLHAKRSCASGKPVARTLAMEILLYASGQRQCSLAPRFGLHAGDNVLFVVILDGDTAAAQELLNEVVVPEKHGVRASRAVLMKEFGITDAELAVVGEDRIDELVIERVALMDAYK encoded by the coding sequence ATGATGGAACAGTCCCTTACAATCTATGAGGCCAGAGCTGCGGTCAGTGATACGGCGGCAGTCCTTGCACAGGTCAATGCGATCGCAAAAAAAACCGCATCGACCATTGTACTGTTTGATGCAGAAAAAGTTGCAGGACAGGATCACATCCGTTCCGCAGTCCTGCATGCAAAGCGGTCATGTGCTTCCGGAAAACCGGTCGCCCGGACGCTTGCAATGGAGATTCTGCTGTATGCCTCCGGCCAGCGCCAGTGCTCGCTTGCGCCGCGGTTTGGTCTGCATGCAGGAGATAACGTACTGTTTGTGGTAATTCTCGACGGAGATACAGCGGCAGCACAGGAGCTGCTGAACGAAGTTGTTGTGCCGGAGAAACACGGAGTGCGTGCATCCCGGGCGGTGCTGATGAAAGAGTTCGGGATTACGGATGCGGAGCTGGCGGTCGTCGGGGAAGACCGCATTGATGAGCTGGTGATCGAACGAGTTGCTCTGATGGATGCGTACAAATAA
- a CDS encoding GNAT family N-acetyltransferase, with protein sequence MTSLSLLPVETVEDITAVAELAKEIWTEHFPPIIGAAQTAYMIETFQSAEAITRQITETGYQYYLLQSGSDRIGYTAVHPEPENHAMFLSKIYIRKSFRGRGFSRSAIEFIASLAREHGLTMIYLTVNKRNFSSLAVYEKLGFVRARELVTEIGHGFVMDDYVMEKSL encoded by the coding sequence ATGACATCCCTTTCTCTTCTTCCGGTTGAAACGGTTGAGGATATCACTGCGGTGGCAGAGCTTGCCAAAGAGATCTGGACCGAACATTTTCCGCCGATCATTGGCGCGGCGCAGACTGCGTACATGATTGAAACGTTTCAGTCTGCTGAGGCGATCACCCGCCAGATTACGGAGACCGGTTATCAGTATTATCTTCTGCAGTCAGGCTCCGATCGGATCGGCTATACTGCCGTTCATCCCGAACCCGAGAATCATGCGATGTTTCTTTCAAAAATTTATATCAGAAAAAGTTTCCGCGGTCGGGGATTTTCCCGCAGTGCAATAGAGTTCATCGCATCACTTGCCAGAGAGCACGGGCTTACCATGATCTATCTGACGGTCAACAAAAGGAATTTCTCTTCCCTTGCGGTGTATGAAAAACTTGGTTTTGTCCGTGCCCGGGAACTGGTGACCGAGATTGGACACGGGTTTGTGATGGATGATTACGTGATGGAAAAGTCTCTCTGA
- a CDS encoding MogA/MoaB family molybdenum cofactor biosynthesis protein: MPSEHRKDVSIQTAVITVSTTRTEKTDLSGQIIRDTFAAADIPIVSLVIVKDDIPAIQAAILEALKTANCVVVNGGTGLTHDDCTIEAAIPLFQKTIDGFGELFRMKSYEQVGNSVILSRATAGITNGRVIFCIPGSPKAVKLAAEEIIVPEIRHTLTHAGQ; this comes from the coding sequence ATGCCATCCGAACACCGAAAGGATGTTTCCATACAAACTGCTGTTATCACTGTGTCCACAACCCGGACAGAGAAAACAGATTTGAGCGGACAGATCATTCGCGATACATTTGCTGCCGCAGACATTCCGATTGTATCTCTTGTCATTGTCAAGGATGATATCCCTGCAATTCAGGCTGCGATCTTGGAAGCACTGAAAACAGCAAACTGTGTTGTGGTAAACGGCGGAACAGGTCTTACGCATGATGACTGTACCATTGAAGCGGCAATCCCATTGTTTCAAAAGACCATAGACGGGTTTGGTGAACTGTTCCGGATGAAAAGTTATGAGCAGGTAGGAAACTCTGTTATCCTTTCCCGTGCAACTGCGGGGATCACAAACGGCCGTGTGATCTTCTGCATACCGGGTTCTCCCAAAGCAGTGAAGCTTGCAGCAGAAGAGATCATCGTCCCGGAGATCCGTCACACCCTCACACATGCAGGTCAGTAA
- a CDS encoding ORC1-type DNA replication protein: protein MPDEPFKSTGLFKKYTVQNKIFQNREVLRHSYSPRELPHRVDQIDSIAVILAPALQGATPSNILIYGKTGTGKTATVKFVGSELENESSEFSPCRMVHLNCETIDTQYRVLAQIANHISGHDLKPSDRAKNTIPATGWHTDQVYSELKNVLEQAGGLQIIVLDEIDKLVKKSGDDTLYNLTRINSDLKNARVSIIGISNDLTFKDFLDPRVLSSLSEEELVFPPYDAVQLQDILHQRAEMAFLPDAVSEDVIALCAALAAQEHGDARRALDLLRVSGELAERESSDKVLEAHVRRAQENIETDTMSECVQTLPRQGKMVLCAMLLVSSSGQKVFTSGSVINIYRELARELDVEPLTHRRVSDLINELNMLGIVTARVVSHGRHGRTTEIYFNSPTNQIRTVVMNDPSLRECSILQPLL, encoded by the coding sequence ATGCCTGACGAACCTTTCAAATCTACCGGCCTTTTCAAAAAATATACCGTACAAAATAAAATATTTCAGAATCGTGAGGTTCTCCGCCATAGTTACAGTCCACGTGAGCTCCCGCACCGGGTGGATCAGATTGACTCTATTGCCGTGATTCTTGCCCCTGCTCTTCAGGGTGCCACTCCCTCCAACATTCTCATCTACGGCAAAACCGGTACCGGAAAAACCGCAACCGTCAAGTTTGTCGGATCCGAACTGGAGAATGAAAGCTCCGAGTTTTCCCCCTGCCGCATGGTGCATCTCAACTGTGAGACCATCGATACCCAGTACCGCGTGCTTGCCCAGATTGCAAACCATATCAGCGGTCACGATCTCAAACCAAGCGACCGCGCCAAGAACACCATCCCTGCAACCGGCTGGCACACCGATCAGGTGTACTCCGAACTCAAGAACGTACTTGAACAGGCCGGAGGTCTGCAGATCATCGTACTTGACGAGATTGACAAACTCGTCAAAAAAAGTGGTGACGATACGCTCTACAATCTGACAAGAATCAACAGTGATCTCAAAAATGCCCGGGTCAGCATTATCGGCATCTCCAACGATCTTACCTTCAAGGACTTCCTGGACCCCCGTGTTCTTTCCTCGCTCTCCGAAGAAGAACTGGTGTTTCCCCCCTACGATGCCGTTCAGCTGCAGGACATTCTGCATCAGCGTGCTGAAATGGCCTTCCTCCCGGACGCCGTCAGTGAAGATGTTATTGCTCTTTGTGCGGCACTCGCCGCGCAGGAGCATGGTGACGCCCGGCGTGCGCTTGATCTTCTTCGCGTCTCCGGTGAACTTGCCGAACGGGAATCCTCGGACAAAGTCCTTGAGGCCCATGTCCGCCGCGCCCAGGAAAACATCGAGACCGATACTATGAGCGAGTGTGTCCAGACCCTTCCGCGTCAGGGAAAGATGGTACTCTGTGCCATGCTCCTCGTCTCCTCTTCGGGTCAGAAGGTGTTCACCAGCGGCAGCGTCATCAACATTTACCGCGAGCTTGCACGGGAACTCGATGTCGAACCCTTAACCCACCGGCGGGTTTCGGATCTCATCAACGAACTGAACATGCTCGGTATCGTGACCGCCCGTGTCGTCTCGCACGGTCGTCACGGCCGGACAACAGAAATCTATTTCAACAGTCCCACTAATCAGATACGTACAGTAGTAATGAACGATCCAAGTCTCCGGGAGTGTAGCATCTTACAGCCGCTTCTCTGA